A region from the Drosophila bipectinata strain 14024-0381.07 chromosome 3R, DbipHiC1v2, whole genome shotgun sequence genome encodes:
- the LOC108119737 gene encoding organic cation transporter-like protein — MDFSQVLDKCGDYGRFQVVLLLLYGYTNILGSLHYFSQTLITFTPEHWCSHDDLYGLEVEELRSVYSNVSAPACTLLLGIVNGTGVAADDAKCRNWIFNRESGYESITTELKWVCDKAHHPAVGQSFFFIGSVVGTITFGYLSDRIGRLPSLLMATICGAAGDFATSFVNTLPWFAASRFVSGLSTDTMYYLMYILVFEYLSPKSRTFGLNIILAIFYCFGLMTSPWAAIWIGNWRHYLWLASLPALGVLIYPLLICESAQWLLTKKKYEEAVASLKRVAKFNGCQVEESVFDEFVKHYREKELEVSKLGDQEDTFLGMFLTPRLRRFTLTLLVKSVIITLSCDVINRNMEGLGTSPFKLFSFTSVVYLPAGVAILLLQNKIGRKGMACAALFVGGLITTATGLLIAHLDPTENALLLAVMVALGRFGATISYDAEIQYAAEIIPTSVRGQAVSNIHVVGLASSSLAFYVIYLAQYYKPLPSIFISILMFFGAGLCLTLPETLDKKLPENLADGENFALNESFFYFPCLQKKRTNVKTGSA, encoded by the exons ATGGATTTTAGTCAGGTGCTGGACAAGTGCGGGGACTACGGGAGATTCCAGGTGGTGCTCCTGTTGCTCTACGGCTACACAAATATACTCGGATCGTTACATTATTTTTCGCAAACACTGATCACCTTCACGCCGGAGCATTG GTGTTCCCACGACGATCTCTATGGTCTCGAAGTGGAAGAACTTCGGTCTGTGTACTCCAATGTCTCCGCCCCCGCCTGCACGCTCCTGCTGGGCATAGTCAATGGCACAGGAGTAGCAGCCGATGATGCAAAGTGCAGGAACTGGATCTTCAATCGGGAAAGTGGCTATGAGAGCATCACCACCGAG TTAAAGTGGGTTTGTGACAAAGCCCACCATCCAGCTGTGGGTCAGTCCTTCTTCTTCATTGGATCTGTCGTGGGCACAATCACTTTTGGCTATctatcggatcggatcggccgactgccATCCCTTCTGATGGCCACCATTTGCGGCGCCGCGGGCGACTTTGCGACATCATTTGTTAACACGTTGCCCTGGTTTGCCGCCTCAAGATTTGTCTCTGGATTGTCCACGGATACAATGTACTATCTGATGTATATATTGG TCTTTGAGTACCTGAGCCCCAAGAGTCGAACATTTGGCCTAAACATCATCCTGGCCATCTTCTACTGCTTCGGGCTGATGACTTCTCCTTGGGCAGCCATCTGGATTGGCAACTGGAGGCACTACCTCTGGCTGGCCTCCCTCCCGGCTTTGGGGGTATTGATCTATCCCCTTCTGATTTGCGAGAGTGCTCAGTGGTTGTTGACCAAGAAGAAGTACGAAGAGGCGGTGGCCAGCTTGAAAAGAGTGGCCAAATTCAATGGATGCCAGGTGGAGGAATCTGTATTTGATGAGTTTGTCAAGCACTATCGGGAAAAGGAGCTGGAGGTTAGCAAGCTGGGCGATCAGGAGGACACGTTTCTGGGGATGTTTCTAACACCACGTTTGCGGAGATTCACATTGACCTTATTAGTAAAATC CGTCATCATAACCCTCTCCTGCGATGTCATCAATCGGAACATGGAGGGCCTGGGAACCTCGCCTTTCAAGCTCTTCTCCTTCACCTCAGTGGTCTACCTACCCGCCGGAGTAGCCATCCTGCTGCTCCAAAATAAAATTGGCCGCAAGGGAATGGCCTGTGCCGCGCTGTTCGTGGGCGGACTTATCACCACGGCTACTGGACTTCTGATAGCGCATCTGGATCCAACAGAGAATGCCCTGCTGCTGGCCGTAATGGTGGCTCTGGGTCGGTTTGGAGCCACCATTTCCTACGATGCTGAGATCCAGTATGCGGCGGAGATAATTCCTACCAGTGTACGGGGGCAGGCGGTGTCCAATATCCACGTGGTGGGATTGGCCTCTAGTTCGCTCGCCTTTTATGTGATCTACCTGGCCCAGTACTACAAGCCCCTCCCCTCAATCTTCATCAGTATCTTAATGTTCTTCGGCGCCGGTCTGTGTCTCACATTGCCGGAAACCTTGGACAA AAAACTACCTGAAAACTTGGCGGACGGGGAGAATTTTGCCTTGAACGAGAGCTTTTTTTACTTTCCCTGCCTTCAGAAGAAGCGAACAAATGTGAAAACTGGCTCCGCCTGA
- the Dys gene encoding dystrophin isoform X17 yields the protein MRLFSNSGPAAAIANSSSDEAGEVIENSHTRRSGNGAKSRSLERYAGAPSTKIHQQSIELLPPYATPTSSTRRRFLSPFRSMKRRSRSSSSSNESHQFGSHVNQLNHLNQMVVVNVGAGSEGGVGVSVAKAKASSQSGDSGTGGTELEHEMEQDDEEDEDEEEEGEELDELSLSYSQLSSSGCDEAESRAAEDQSTTEVTTAAPVNVAASVQLVADERRRNMLSLYSSSSEEQLWRIGDITLVDDTYSNYDPNNEAERMYRQVVGILRDENEKMRQFQKILEDLSSRVALAEQTKTSWLPPASVGEANEQMQQLQRLRDKMTTASALLDDCNEQQSFFTANQVLVPTPCLSKLEDLNTRMKLLQIAMDERQKVLCQNGAQHSHENGDDGRTTSNSGTIGPLPNLGQSVKPPWERATTSANVPYYIDHERETTHWDHPEMIELMKGLADLNEIRFSAYRTAMKLRSVQKRLALDRISMATACESFDRHGLRAQNDKLIDIPDMTTVLHSLYVTIDKIDLTLMLDLAINWILNVYDSQRTGQIRVLSFKVGLVLLCKGHLEEKYRYLFRLVADTERRADQRRLGLLLHDCIQVPRQLGEVAAFGGSNIEPSVRSCLEQAGISQEAIDGNQEISIELQHFLGWLQHEPQSLVWLPVLHRLAAAEAAKHQAKCNICKEYPIVGFRYRCLKCFNFDMCQKCFFFGRNAKNHKLTHPMHEYCTTTTSTEDVRDFGRALKNKFKSRKYFKKHPRVGYLPVQSVLEGDALESPAPSPQHTTHQLQNDMHSRLEMYASRLAQVEYGGTGSNSTPDSDDEHQLIAQYCQALPGTSNGSAPKSPVQVMAAMDAEQREELEAIIRDLEEENANLQAEYQQLCTKQQSGTPEDSNGMQHSSSSMTGLSGQGEQGQDMMAEAKLLRQHKGRLEARMQILEDHNRQLEAQLQRLRQLLDEPNGGGSSATSSGLPSAPGSALNSKPNTLQTRSVTASQLNTDSPAKMNQQNGHYEHNSKNASGLVTVITEQEMESINDDLDETSSTTTTNTTTTTTTTATTEKTCVEMQK from the exons ATGAGACTGTTTTCCAACAGCGGCCCAGCGGCTGCGATTGCCAACAGTTCCAGCGACGAAGCCGGCGAGGTTATTGAAAATTCCCACACCAGACGGTCCGGGAACGGAGCCAAGTCAAGGTCCCTGGAACGATATGCAGGGGCCCCCTCCACCAAGATCCATCAACAGAGCATCGAGCTGCTCCCGCCCTATGCCACGCCCACCAGCAGCACACGTCGTCGCTTCCTCTCCCCCTTTCGCTCGATGAAGCGTCGcagtcgcagcagcagcagcagcaatgaGTCCCACCAGTTTGGCAGCCACGTGAATCAGCTGAACCACCTGAACCAAATGGTGGTGGTGAACGTGGGGGCGGGCTCTGAAGGCGGGGTGGGTGTGAGTGTGGCCAAGGCCAAGGCCAGCTCGCAGAGCGGAGACAGTGGCACCGGAGGCACCGAACTGGAGCACGAAATGGAGCaggacgacgaggaggatgaggacgaggaggaggagggcgagGAGCTGGACGAGCTGAGTCTCAGCTACTCCCAACTGAGCAGCAGCGGGTGTGACGAGGCAGAGTCCCGGGCAGCGGAGGATCAGTCCACCACAGAAGTAACTACGGCAGCGCCTGTCAATGTTGCAGCATCGGTGCAGCTCGTGGCCGATGAGCGGCGCCGCAACATGTTGTCCCTGTACTCATCCTCGTCCGAGGAGCAGCTCTGGCGTATAGGCGACATCACCCTCGTGGACGACACCTACTCCAACTACGATCCCAACAACGAGGCCGAGCGCATGTACCGCCAGGTCGTTGGAATATTGCGCGATGAAAACGAG AAAATGCGTCAATTCCAGAAGATTCTGGAGGACTTGAGCTCCCGCGTTGCTTTGGCCGAGCAGACAAAAACATCCTGGCTGCCGCCCGCTTCGGTGGGCGAGGCCAACGAACAGATGCAGCAACTGCAGCGTCTCAGGGACAAGATGACCACGGCCAGCGCCCTCCTGGACGACTGCAACGAGCAGCAGTCCTTCTTCACCGCCAACCAGGTCCTGGTGCCCACGCCCTGCCTCTCCAAGCTGGAGGACCTGAACACCCG GATGAAACTCCTGCAAATCGCCATGGACGAGCGCCAGAAGGTCCTTTGCCAGAACGGAGCCCAGCACTCCCACGAGAACGGCGACGACGGACGGACTACGTCCAACAGCGGCACTATTGGACCGCTGCCCAATCTCGGCCAGAGCGTGAAGCCGCCATGGGAGCGGGCCACCACCTCCGCCAACGTGCCTTACTACATCGA CCACGAACGCGAGACAACGCACTGGGACCATCCAGAAATGATTGAACTGATGAAGGGCCTGGCGGACCTCAACGAGATTCGGTTTTCGGCCTACAGAACCGCAATGAAACTGCGTTCCGTTCAAAAGCGATTGG CCCTCGACAGGATCAGCATGGCCACCGCTTGCGAGTCCTTCGACCGACATGGCCTGCGTGCCCAGAACGACAAACTGATCGACATCCCCGACATGACCACGGTGCTGCATTCGCTCTACGTGACAATCGATAAAATTGATTTGACGCTGATGCTGGACCTGGCCATCAACTGGATCCTGAACGTCTACGATTCGCAGCGAACCGGCCAAATCCGTGTGCTCAGCTTCAAGGTCGGGCTGGTTCTCCTCTGCAAGGGTCACCTCGAGGAGAAGTATCGCTATCTCTTCCGCCTGGTGGCAGACACCGAGCGTAGGGCGGACCAGAGGCGTTTGGGACTTCTCCTGCACGATTGTATACAG GTTCCCCGACAACTCGGCGAGGTGGCCGCCTTTGGTGGCTCCAACATCGAGCCTTCGGTGAGGTCCTGTCTGGAGCAGGCAGGCATATCCCAGGAGGCCATTGACGGCAACCAGGAGATCTCCATCGAGCTGCAACATTTCCTCGGCTGGCTGCAACACGAGCCGCAGAGTCTCGTGTGGTTGCCGGTGCTGCATCGGCTGGCGGCAGCGGAGGCAGCCAAGCACCAGGCCAAGTGCAACATCTGCAAGGAGTACCCCATCGTGGGATTCAGGTACCGATGCCTCAAATGCTTCAACTTCGACATGTGCCAAAAGTGTTTCTTCTTCGGTCGAAATGCCAAAAACCACAAGCTTACACATCCCATGCACGAGTACTGCACCACG ACCACATCCACCGAGGACGTGCGTGACTTTGGACGTGCGCTGAAGAACAAATTCAAGAGTCGCAAATACTTTAAGAAACATCCTCGCGTTGGCTATCTGCCTGTACAGAGTGTCCTGGAGG GTGACGCTCTGGAAAGTCCTGCGCCCAGCCCGCAGCACACGAcgcaccagcttcaaaacgaCATGCATTCCCGGCTGGAGATGTACGCCTCGCGGCTGGCCCAAGTGGAGTACGGCGGAACTGGATCCAACTCTACGCCGGACAGCGACGACGAGCACCAGCTGATAGCCCAGTACTGTCAGGCCCTGCCAGGAACCAGCAACGGCAGCGCTCCCAAGTCACCGGTTCAGGTGATGGCCGCCATGGATGCCGAGCAGCGCGAAGAACTGGAGGCGATTATTCGCGATCTGGAGGAGGAGAATGCCAACCTGCAGGCGGAGTACCAGCAGCTGTGCACCAAACAGCAGAGCGGTACGCCGGAAGACTCCAATGGCATGCAGCACTCCAGTTCCAGCATGACAGGACTTTCTGGCCAAGGCGAGCAAGGACAG GACATGATGGCAGAGGCCAAGCTCCTGCGCCAGCACAAGGGACGCCTGGAGGCGCGCATGCAAATCCTGGAGGACCACAACCGACAGTTGGAGGCGCAGCTGCAACGACTGCGCCAGCTGCTTGACGAGCCCAACGGGGGAGGCAGCAGTGCTACCAGCAGCGGTCTGCCCAGCGCCCCCGGCTCCGCCCTCAACTCTAAGCCAAACACCCTGCAGACCCGCTCGGTGACCGCCTCGCAACTGAACACGGACTCCCCGGCCAAGATGAACCAGCAAAATGGACACTACGAGCACAATTCAA AGAACGCTAGTGGCCTGGTGACTGTCATAACCGAGCAGGAAATGGAGAGCATCAACGATGATCTGGACGAGACGTcgagcaccaccaccacgaatacaacaacgacgacgacgaccaCTGCAACCACGGAGAAAACTTGCGTGGAAATGCAAAAATAA
- the Cpr92A gene encoding larval cuticle protein A1A, translated as MLKISLLSAVLGIAYAGVIGPGPYYGEPAGPGPLHGYAPYAPPHGPLPAHYAVPKPAAPEPYDPDPKYSFGYDIQDGYTGDLKSQHETRHGDVVKGSYSVVDPDGTKRTVDYTADPHHGFNAVVRKEPLAYKAPAHLAPVIAPAPAPAPLHLAGPAPAPPLPPVPKAPLLSYPLALSTLHRAAPAPVPAPAPVPAPAPIPVPVAAPILPSAHFHAAYPALAHSAYAHYPSPVPAPAPVDPHAYYHH; from the exons ATGCTGAAG ATTTCCCTGCTGAGCGCCGTGCTCGGCATCGCCTATGCTGGTGTGATTGGCCCCGGACCTTACTATGGTGAACCAGCTGGCCCCGGGCCTCTACACGGTTATGCGCCCTATGCCCCACCCCATGGACCCTTGCCTGCCCACTACGCTGTACCCAAGCCAGCCGCTCCAGAGCCCTACGACCCTGACCCGAAATACTCGTTTGGTTACGACATCCAGGATGGATACACCGGCGATCTGAAGTCTCAGCACGAGACGCGTCATGGCGATGTGGTGAAGGGCAGCTACTCGGTTGTGGATCCTGATGGCACCAAGCGGACAGTCGACTACACGGCGGATCCGCACCATGGTTTTAACGCGGTGGTGCGCAAGGAGCCTCTGGCCTACAAGGCCCCTGCCCACCTGGCTCCCGTTATTGCACCAGCTCCTGCACCCGCTCCGCTCCACTTGGCTGGTCCTGCCCCAGCTCCACCTCTGCCGCCCGTTCCCAAGGCCCCCCTGCTGTCGTATCCCTTGGCTTTGAGTACTCTCCACCGGGCCGCTCCTGCTCCAGTACCTGCTCCGGCCCCGGtccctgctcctgctcccaTTCCAGTACCAGTCGCTGCGCCAATCCTGCCCTCCGCTCACTTCCATGCGGCCTACCCGGCACTGGCCCACAGTGCGTATGCCCACTACCCGTCTCCGGTTCCAGCACCCGCTCCCGTTGACCCCCACGCATACTACCACCACTGA